A DNA window from Euleptes europaea isolate rEulEur1 chromosome 20, rEulEur1.hap1, whole genome shotgun sequence contains the following coding sequences:
- the CKMT1A gene encoding creatine kinase U-type, mitochondrial — MASTFARALSARKSAGLLAMVGAAGSLAAGYLLCRDSVGAAAARRRLYPPSAEYPDLRKHNNCMASNLTPTIYAQLCDKATPNGWTLDQCIQTGVDNPGHPFIKTVGMVAGDEETYEVFADIFDPVIEERHNGYNPHTMKHPTDLDAGKVKGGLFDERYVLSSRVRTGRSIRGLSLPPACSRAERREVERVAADALSGLTGDLAGKYYRLADLSDKEQQQLIDDHFLFDKPVSPLLTAAGMARDWPDARGIWHNHEKTFLIWVNEEDHTRVISMEKGGNMKRVFERFCRGLKEVERLIQERGWEFMWNDRLGYILTCPSNLGTGLRAGVHIKLPLLSKDSRFSKILENLRLQKRGTGGVDTAATGSTFDISNLDRLGKSEVELVQLVIDGINYLIDCERRLERGQDIRIPSPVPQFRS, encoded by the exons ATGGCCAGCACCTTCGCCCGCGCCCTCTCCGCTCGCAAGTCCGCCGGCCTCCTGGCCATGGTGGGCGCCGCCGGCTCGCTGGCCGCGGGCTACCTGCTCTGCCGAGACTCCGTGGGCGCTGCGGCGGCCCGGCGACGCCTCTACCCGCCCAG TGCTGAGTATCCAGATCTGCGAAAACACAACAACTGCATGGCCAGCAACCTGACCCCCACCATCTACGCTCAACTCTGCGACAAAGCCACCCCCAATGGCTGGACCCTGGACCAGTGCATCCAGACGGGGGTGGACAACCCTGGGCATCCCTTCATCAAGACCGTGGGCATGGTGGCCGGAGATGAAGAGACTTACGAG GTGTTTGCGGACATCTTTGACCCGGTGATTGAGGAGCGGCACAACGGCTACAATCCGCACACCATGAAGCACCCCACGGACCTGGACGCCGGCAAG GTGAAGGGGGGCCTCTTCGACGAGCGCTACGTGCTGTCGTCGCGGGTGCGGACGGGGCGCAGCATCCGCGGCCTGAGCCTGCCGCCGGCCTGCAGCCGGGCCGAGCGCCGCGAGGTGGAGCGGGTGGCGGCCGACGCCCTCAGCGGCCTCACCGGAGACCTGGCCGGCAAGTACTACCGCCTCGCCGACCTCAGCGacaaggagcagcagcagctcatcGAC GACCACTTCCTCTTCGACAAGCCCGTCTCCCCGCTGCTGACGGCGGCCGGCATGGCGCGCGACTGGCCCGACGCGCGGGGCATCTG GCACAACCACGAGAAGACCTTCCTGATCTGGGTCAACGAGGAGGACCACACCCGCGTCATCTCCATGGAGAAGGGCGGCAACATGAAGCGGGTCTTCGAGCGCTTCTGCCGGGGCCTGAAGGAG GTGGAGCGCCTGATCCAGGAGCGGGGCTGGGAGTTCATGTGGAACGACCGGCTGGGCTACATCCTGACGTGCCCCTCCAACCTGGGCACGGGCCTCCGCGCTGGCGTCCACATCAAGCTGCCGCTGCTGAGCAAA GACAGCCGCTTCTCGAAGATCCTGGAGAACCTGAGGCTGCAGAAACGCGGCACCGGCGGCGTCGACACCGCCGCCACCGGGAGCACCTTTGACATCTCCAACCTGGACCGGCTCGGGAAGTCGGAG gtgGAGCTGGTTCAACTGGTGATTGATGGGATCAACTACCTGATCGACTGTGAGCGACGCCTGGAGCGGGGGCAGGACATCCGCATCCCTTCGCCAGTGCCGCAATTCCGCAGCTGA